Proteins from one Mycobacterium adipatum genomic window:
- a CDS encoding GGDEF domain-containing protein: protein MGGRLTKYSVSFAVFRRLIRAWWTEPVAYGTQVQYFTRRTMSKTIQVAIGIGTGLDGIVSLVLLQPAASTAASGIAMATFAALQIGWGLAWCLLPWPSRRFSLAFVVSADIAIAAVVLLDGSWLFALFGWYFFTLMSVYMMFFDGPKVAAGHAIWVTLTACLFVTVVDSAAQPAGPHLLVLTLVWVVPMVAAPLGIQCGIWALRNDAYESVTDPLTGLLNRRGLQLHIGELLRDTAATGTDVDVMVIDLDRFKDINDAFGHPTGDKVLIRCARRIKAAVRGSALVARVGGEEFVVIDLADADQAERDCDRVRDAIAAPADPPITASVGVTSVAAADLWTPETDSGAVLDAIIERADRAMFDAKRDGGNATVRIRR, encoded by the coding sequence ATGGGGGGCCGATTGACCAAGTACTCGGTCAGCTTCGCGGTGTTCCGCCGACTCATCCGGGCCTGGTGGACCGAGCCCGTGGCCTACGGCACACAGGTGCAGTACTTCACCAGGCGCACCATGTCCAAGACGATTCAGGTCGCGATCGGGATCGGGACCGGCCTCGACGGAATCGTCTCGCTGGTGTTGTTGCAGCCGGCCGCCAGCACCGCCGCGTCCGGTATCGCGATGGCGACGTTCGCGGCGTTGCAGATCGGATGGGGCCTGGCTTGGTGCCTGTTGCCGTGGCCATCGCGACGGTTCTCACTGGCCTTCGTGGTGTCCGCCGATATCGCGATCGCCGCGGTGGTGTTACTCGACGGGAGCTGGCTGTTCGCACTGTTCGGCTGGTACTTCTTCACGCTGATGTCGGTGTACATGATGTTCTTCGACGGTCCTAAAGTCGCTGCGGGACACGCCATTTGGGTGACACTCACCGCTTGCCTGTTCGTGACTGTCGTAGACTCGGCGGCGCAGCCAGCGGGGCCGCACTTGCTCGTGCTGACCCTCGTATGGGTGGTGCCGATGGTCGCGGCACCCTTGGGCATCCAATGCGGGATCTGGGCGTTGCGTAACGACGCCTATGAGTCGGTGACCGACCCGCTGACCGGACTGCTGAATCGTCGTGGGTTGCAGCTGCACATCGGCGAGCTGTTGCGCGACACCGCCGCCACCGGTACCGACGTGGACGTGATGGTGATCGACCTGGACCGATTCAAGGACATCAACGACGCCTTCGGCCATCCGACCGGTGACAAAGTCCTCATCCGTTGTGCGCGGCGGATCAAGGCCGCAGTCCGCGGCAGCGCGCTGGTGGCCCGCGTCGGCGGCGAGGAATTCGTCGTCATCGATCTGGCCGACGCCGACCAGGCCGAACGGGACTGCGACCGTGTCCGGGATGCGATCGCGGCACCGGCGGATCCCCCGATCACGGCCAGTGTCGGTGTCACGAGCGTCGCCGCCGCCGACTTGTGGACGCCGGAAACCGACTCCGGGGCAGTGCTCGACGCGATCATCGAGCGCGCCGACAGGGCAATGTTCGACGCCAAACGCGACGGTGGCAACGCAACGGTCCGCATCCGGCGTTGA
- a CDS encoding nitroreductase family deazaflavin-dependent oxidoreductase: protein MDKHEFDQMNSAVITEFRETGGKAGGMFEGKPLVLVHHIGAKSGLERIAPLVPLLDGGRIYIFASKGGADTHPDWYRNLVAHPEITVELGTDTFPATARVLEGAERDAVYARQVAAEPQFGEYQRKTERIIPVVELVRAS from the coding sequence ATGGACAAGCACGAGTTCGACCAGATGAACAGCGCGGTCATCACCGAGTTCCGCGAGACCGGCGGTAAGGCCGGTGGCATGTTCGAGGGCAAGCCGCTGGTGCTGGTGCATCACATCGGCGCCAAGTCCGGGCTCGAACGCATCGCCCCGTTGGTGCCGTTGCTCGACGGCGGCCGCATCTACATCTTCGCCAGCAAGGGCGGTGCCGATACGCATCCCGACTGGTACCGCAATCTGGTCGCGCATCCAGAGATCACCGTCGAACTCGGCACCGACACCTTCCCCGCGACCGCGCGTGTCCTCGAGGGCGCCGAGCGCGACGCCGTCTACGCCCGTCAGGTTGCCGCTGAACCGCAGTTCGGTGAGTACCAACGCAAGACCGAGCGCATCATCCCGGTCGTGGAGCTGGTCCGAGCTTCCTGA
- a CDS encoding lytic transglycosylase domain-containing protein, translating to MDTNARVGPVSVGGIAARYVAAFVMLIATSGCSDTSDPSAATSSPAAATTAEIATVTTTPPPAPPLVPAQPRLAPEPAQVADDLVADEYALRNPSSSPGARRDAARRQQAAYRAIGRHPEWDALTRPRIPPPLLAAYDLNVQARRHLDALLTGAATDTLPAWRIQAPPTAEELLALYREAEAESGVGWQYLAAVNLIETRLGSIAGTSTAGAQGPMQFLPSTFAAYGAGGDIHAPRDSIMAAGRYLAANGFNTDPDHALYRYNHSDHYVQAVKNYAAVLAADPTALHGYHGWEVYYRTTAGDVLLPIGYEQTGPVPVADYLAAHPQ from the coding sequence ATGGACACGAATGCACGAGTTGGCCCCGTGTCGGTTGGCGGCATCGCCGCCCGGTACGTCGCGGCCTTCGTAATGCTCATCGCGACATCGGGATGCTCGGACACATCGGATCCAAGTGCGGCAACATCGTCCCCGGCCGCCGCTACCACGGCCGAAATCGCCACCGTCACAACGACACCGCCTCCCGCTCCGCCTCTGGTTCCCGCCCAGCCCCGGTTGGCGCCCGAACCGGCGCAGGTGGCCGATGATCTTGTTGCCGATGAGTACGCACTGCGGAATCCGTCGTCATCACCGGGGGCCCGGCGTGACGCCGCGCGACGCCAGCAGGCCGCCTATCGGGCCATCGGCAGGCACCCGGAATGGGACGCCCTGACCCGCCCCCGAATCCCGCCGCCGTTGCTGGCGGCCTATGACCTGAACGTCCAGGCGCGGCGGCACCTCGACGCACTGCTGACCGGAGCGGCCACCGACACACTGCCGGCGTGGCGCATCCAGGCGCCGCCGACGGCCGAGGAACTGTTGGCCCTCTATCGCGAGGCCGAGGCCGAGTCCGGGGTCGGCTGGCAGTACCTGGCCGCGGTGAACCTGATCGAGACCCGGTTGGGCAGCATCGCGGGTACCAGCACCGCGGGCGCGCAGGGACCGATGCAGTTCCTGCCGTCGACGTTCGCCGCCTACGGCGCAGGCGGCGATATCCACGCGCCGCGCGACAGCATCATGGCCGCCGGGCGCTATCTGGCGGCCAACGGGTTCAACACCGATCCGGATCACGCTCTGTACCGGTACAACCACTCCGACCACTACGTGCAGGCGGTCAAGAATTACGCGGCCGTGCTGGCCGCCGACCCCACCGCACTCCACGGCTACCACGGATGGGAGGTGTACTACCGAACCACGGCCGGAGACGTCCTGCTGCCGATCGGCTACGAGCAGACCGGTCCGGTACCGGTCGCCGACTATCTGGCAGCCCATCCGCAGTGA
- a CDS encoding alkaline phosphatase family protein translates to MNPAAPLVNPEPGTPPVEAPAALAALGAVRDELERNTLRRNATAGAQIGVASVDTPNVLVIGVDGTNLSRVLADPTNVNFFNLIQNSSTAPSSIVGHTTISNPSWSTILTGNWGERTGVINNIFTPWTYNKWPTVFNQLEEDHDEGIQTTAVANWDVIAAIAAAGGDLGADLVRYIGKREDDPNWLKTDDAVGDTTELIIADSDPTVANFVFSYFVGVDENGHMYGGASEQYKLALNNFDRNLGEIMDAVEAWETVNNEEWTVVLVTDHGHQPQRGLGHGFQSPDETETFVIVNGPGFTPGAISLQYEIVDVTPTVVTLFGGTPRTTQGTSMTELTNNVIPVNNDAALRAALQDLISKNGYPDTVTNIALGARTIFASIPYFLVDIVDGIVGGIKTVAAQNIPVVSLLAGLAVVPVRFVGDLGYVATNFVAQIVARITGVTGASIYPFWPPAAPDFPSYTPPAPPSMLVGLQVCADPALGARCVDPSIAV, encoded by the coding sequence GTGAACCCGGCCGCGCCGCTGGTCAACCCCGAGCCCGGAACGCCGCCGGTGGAGGCGCCGGCGGCGCTGGCCGCGTTGGGTGCGGTGCGCGACGAGCTGGAGCGCAACACGCTGCGCCGCAACGCGACCGCCGGAGCGCAGATCGGCGTCGCTTCGGTCGACACCCCGAACGTGTTGGTCATCGGCGTGGACGGCACCAATCTGAGCCGGGTGCTCGCGGATCCGACCAACGTCAACTTCTTCAATCTCATCCAGAACAGTTCGACCGCACCGTCGAGCATCGTCGGGCACACCACCATCTCCAACCCGTCCTGGTCGACGATCCTGACCGGCAACTGGGGTGAGCGCACCGGTGTGATCAACAACATCTTCACGCCATGGACCTACAACAAGTGGCCTACGGTGTTCAACCAGCTCGAAGAAGACCATGACGAGGGCATCCAGACCACGGCGGTGGCCAACTGGGATGTGATCGCCGCCATCGCCGCCGCGGGAGGCGACCTGGGTGCAGATCTGGTGCGCTACATCGGAAAACGCGAGGACGACCCGAATTGGTTGAAGACCGATGACGCGGTCGGTGACACCACCGAACTGATCATCGCCGACTCGGATCCGACCGTCGCGAACTTCGTGTTCAGCTATTTCGTCGGCGTCGACGAGAACGGCCACATGTACGGTGGCGCCTCCGAGCAGTACAAGTTGGCGCTGAACAACTTCGACCGCAACCTCGGCGAGATCATGGACGCCGTCGAGGCCTGGGAGACGGTCAACAACGAAGAATGGACCGTCGTCCTGGTGACCGACCACGGGCACCAACCGCAGCGCGGCCTCGGTCACGGCTTCCAGTCGCCGGATGAGACCGAGACGTTCGTCATCGTCAACGGACCCGGGTTCACCCCCGGGGCGATCAGTCTGCAGTACGAGATCGTCGATGTCACCCCGACCGTGGTGACATTGTTCGGCGGAACCCCGCGGACGACCCAGGGCACGTCGATGACCGAACTCACCAACAATGTCATCCCGGTCAACAACGATGCGGCGCTGCGTGCGGCGCTGCAAGATCTGATCTCCAAGAACGGCTACCCGGACACCGTCACCAACATCGCCCTCGGGGCGCGCACCATCTTCGCCTCGATCCCGTACTTCCTGGTCGATATCGTCGACGGCATCGTCGGAGGCATCAAAACGGTTGCTGCACAGAATATCCCGGTCGTCAGTCTGCTGGCCGGGCTGGCGGTCGTGCCGGTGCGGTTCGTTGGTGACCTGGGGTATGTGGCGACGAATTTCGTAGCGCAGATCGTCGCCCGGATCACCGGGGTCACCGGGGCCAGCATCTATCCGTTCTGGCCGCCCGCGGCGCCGGACTTCCCGTCCTACACCCCGCCGGCGCCGCCGTCCATGCTCGTCGGGCTCCAGGTGTGCGCAGACCCGGCGCTCGGCGCCCGATGCGTGGATCCGTCGATCGCCGTCTAG
- a CDS encoding glycoside hydrolase, whose amino-acid sequence MAIAGSIVISGGVLYAQNASPRPVERAESVPAPTAPAAPLLPSLAAQAPTQAELLAASAPVDTRVLDFPLDAGVAPEQGLQIKTIWVARAISMMYPEITTIGGYRQDALKWHPNGLAIDVMIPDHNSDEGIELGNQIAGLALANAERWGVIHVIWRQGFYPGIGAPSWTADYGSETLNHFDHIHIATDGGGYPTGRESYYLGSMKP is encoded by the coding sequence ATGGCCATCGCCGGCTCCATCGTCATCTCCGGCGGGGTGTTGTACGCCCAGAATGCGTCGCCGCGCCCGGTCGAGCGGGCCGAGTCCGTTCCGGCGCCCACCGCGCCGGCCGCGCCGCTGTTGCCCAGCCTTGCCGCGCAGGCCCCCACCCAGGCCGAACTGCTGGCGGCGAGCGCTCCCGTGGACACCCGGGTCCTCGATTTCCCGCTCGATGCGGGTGTCGCCCCCGAGCAGGGTCTGCAGATCAAGACCATCTGGGTGGCCCGCGCCATCAGCATGATGTACCCGGAGATCACCACGATCGGCGGCTACCGCCAAGATGCGCTGAAATGGCACCCCAATGGCCTGGCCATCGACGTGATGATCCCCGACCACAACAGCGACGAGGGCATCGAGCTCGGCAATCAGATTGCCGGGCTGGCCTTGGCCAACGCCGAACGCTGGGGCGTCATCCACGTCATCTGGCGGCAGGGCTTCTACCCCGGGATCGGCGCACCCAGCTGGACGGCGGACTACGGCTCGGAGACGTTGAACCACTTCGACCACATCCACATCGCAACCGACGGTGGTGGCTACCCCACCGGCCGCGAGTCCTACTACCTGGGATCGATGAAGCCCTAG
- a CDS encoding esterase-like activity of phytase family protein: MTSNLGRVTAAAAVTALFAAACSPSAPEGEQDAPAPQTQRATSPIDFDLPDAQRYHRLATYPVYLNRPAGEDPATETVAEISTVTPDGNTVIYTDAAAKRIGFTDIRDPRKPAGLGTLSLAELGHADDQPTSVAALGEFVLVVIDTTGGDFANPSGRVDIVRVADRTRVRSIDLGGQPDSIAISPDGIFAAIAMENQRDEEFTPAGGAEGDLPQPPTGFLQLLSLTGAPTAWAARKVDFDVEQARAAGLDTPEDLEPEYVSINSRGQIALTLQENNGIAIIDGKTGVVSNIFSAGSQTVDDIDIAEDGTLDQTGSIEAKPREPDAIGWIGDDHVATANEGDWKGGTRGWSVFDTATGEVVWDAGNTVEQLAVRTGLHTEGRAESKGPEPEGLAITEIDGRPTALVASERSNFVAAYDVSDPAAPVFRQIMPTTPGPEGILAVPARDLLVVSSEADDAENRVRASVSIYGYGQAYAADGAKPAFPSIVSGDIDAHPIGWGALGALSADPAEPNRLFTATDNAYGPARILSVDLSATPALIDSALPITEDGEAVTLDVEGIAARPDGFLLAVEGEEGAGNELINVATDGAIEDRVTLPAEIAAELGGQGLEGVAVDGDNVWVALQRELKSDPLGVVRIGRYTPAEKSWQWFGYQLEPTAAEGDWIGLSEIAVHDGALLVLERDKLNGPDARLKAIYRVQIPTEDGVKGTEVPKVLPKTRARDLLPDLQATNSFVQEKVEGFAVAGNGNLYVVTDNDGLDDAGGETVFLDLGSADEALKG; encoded by the coding sequence ATGACGTCGAATCTGGGTCGCGTGACGGCTGCCGCCGCGGTCACCGCACTCTTCGCGGCCGCGTGCTCGCCGAGCGCACCGGAAGGCGAACAGGATGCGCCCGCACCGCAGACGCAGCGCGCCACCTCGCCGATCGATTTCGACCTTCCCGATGCGCAGCGCTACCACCGGTTGGCCACCTATCCGGTGTACCTGAACCGCCCTGCCGGCGAGGACCCCGCCACCGAGACCGTCGCCGAGATCTCCACGGTCACCCCGGACGGCAACACCGTCATCTACACCGACGCAGCAGCCAAGCGCATCGGGTTCACCGACATCCGGGACCCGCGCAAACCTGCAGGGCTGGGCACACTTTCGCTGGCCGAACTCGGGCACGCCGACGACCAGCCGACCTCGGTCGCCGCCCTGGGCGAGTTCGTCCTGGTCGTCATCGACACCACCGGCGGTGACTTCGCCAACCCGTCGGGCCGCGTCGACATCGTGCGCGTCGCCGACCGCACCCGAGTACGCAGCATCGATCTCGGCGGTCAGCCGGACTCGATCGCCATCAGCCCGGACGGCATCTTCGCCGCCATCGCCATGGAGAACCAACGCGACGAGGAGTTCACCCCCGCGGGCGGTGCGGAGGGCGACCTACCCCAGCCGCCGACCGGGTTCCTGCAGCTGCTCAGCCTGACCGGCGCGCCCACGGCCTGGGCGGCGCGCAAAGTCGACTTCGACGTCGAGCAGGCCCGCGCCGCCGGCCTGGACACCCCCGAAGACCTCGAGCCCGAATACGTCAGCATCAACTCGCGCGGCCAGATCGCGCTGACCCTGCAGGAGAACAACGGTATCGCCATCATCGACGGCAAGACCGGCGTGGTGTCCAATATCTTCTCCGCGGGCAGCCAGACGGTCGACGATATCGATATTGCCGAGGACGGGACCCTCGACCAGACGGGTTCGATCGAGGCCAAGCCGCGCGAGCCCGACGCAATCGGCTGGATCGGCGATGATCATGTGGCGACGGCCAACGAAGGGGACTGGAAGGGCGGAACCCGGGGCTGGTCGGTCTTCGACACCGCGACCGGCGAGGTGGTGTGGGACGCCGGTAACACCGTCGAACAACTCGCGGTGCGGACGGGCTTGCATACCGAAGGCCGCGCGGAATCCAAGGGCCCCGAGCCCGAAGGGTTGGCGATCACCGAGATTGACGGCCGCCCAACGGCATTGGTGGCCTCCGAGCGGAGCAACTTCGTTGCCGCCTATGACGTGAGCGACCCGGCAGCCCCGGTTTTCCGGCAGATCATGCCGACCACGCCCGGCCCCGAGGGCATCCTGGCGGTACCGGCGCGCGATCTGCTGGTCGTCTCGTCGGAGGCCGACGATGCGGAGAACCGGGTGCGGGCCTCGGTTTCCATCTACGGCTACGGGCAGGCCTACGCCGCCGACGGCGCCAAGCCGGCGTTCCCGTCGATCGTCTCCGGCGATATCGACGCCCACCCGATCGGGTGGGGTGCGCTGGGCGCGCTGTCCGCCGACCCGGCCGAACCGAACCGGCTGTTCACCGCCACCGACAACGCCTACGGTCCGGCGCGGATCCTCAGTGTGGACCTGTCCGCGACACCCGCGCTCATCGACAGTGCGCTGCCCATCACCGAGGACGGAGAAGCCGTCACCCTCGACGTCGAGGGCATCGCCGCGCGCCCGGACGGATTCCTGCTGGCCGTGGAGGGCGAGGAGGGTGCCGGCAACGAATTGATCAACGTCGCCACCGACGGCGCCATCGAGGATCGTGTCACGCTGCCCGCCGAGATCGCGGCCGAACTCGGCGGCCAGGGCCTGGAAGGTGTTGCCGTCGATGGCGACAACGTCTGGGTGGCACTGCAGCGTGAGCTCAAGTCCGACCCGTTGGGCGTGGTGCGCATCGGTCGCTACACCCCGGCGGAGAAGTCGTGGCAGTGGTTCGGTTACCAGTTGGAGCCCACCGCCGCCGAAGGGGATTGGATCGGCCTGTCCGAGATCGCGGTCCATGACGGGGCCCTGCTGGTGCTCGAACGCGACAAGCTCAACGGGCCCGACGCCCGGCTGAAGGCGATCTACCGGGTCCAGATTCCCACCGAGGACGGGGTGAAGGGTACCGAAGTGCCGAAGGTGCTGCCCAAGACGCGTGCCCGGGATCTGCTGCCGGATCTGCAGGCCACCAACAGTTTCGTGCAGGAGAAGGTCGAGGGTTTCGCGGTGGCGGGCAACGGCAACCTGTACGTGGTGACCGACAACGACGGGCTCGACGACGCAGGAGGCGAGACGGTGTTCCTGGATCTGGGCTCGGCCGACGAGGCGCTCAAGGGCTGA
- a CDS encoding VOC family protein: protein MPIKMENVGIAVRDLEATIAFFTDLGLTVTGRDTVSGEWTDTAVGLDGNHAKIAMLQTPDGQGCLELFEYIHPDAIETDPTLPNEIGMHRVAFSVDDIDAALEIAARHGCRPVRGVATYADAYKLTYLRGPSGILLMLAEDLKKS, encoded by the coding sequence ATGCCCATCAAGATGGAGAACGTCGGCATCGCCGTCCGCGACCTCGAAGCGACGATCGCCTTTTTCACCGACCTCGGTCTCACCGTCACCGGCCGTGACACCGTCAGTGGCGAATGGACGGACACCGCCGTCGGCCTCGACGGCAACCACGCCAAGATCGCGATGCTGCAGACCCCCGACGGCCAGGGTTGCCTGGAGCTCTTCGAGTACATCCATCCCGACGCGATCGAAACCGATCCCACGCTGCCCAACGAGATCGGGATGCACCGCGTCGCGTTCTCGGTCGACGATATCGATGCGGCATTGGAGATCGCCGCGCGGCACGGCTGCCGCCCAGTACGCGGGGTGGCAACCTATGCGGACGCCTACAAGCTCACCTACCTGCGCGGCCCCAGCGGCATCCTGCTGATGCTCGCCGAGGACCTCAAGAAGAGCTGA
- the aceA gene encoding isocitrate lyase ICL2 — MAKRAAGAATGEQDFEREVAATQEYFDSPRFEGITRLYSARQVAEQRGTIPSDYPVAREAAAAFYPRLRELFAQKKSITTFGPYSPGQAVTMKRMGIEGIYLGGWATSAKGSISEDPGPDLASYPLSQVPDEAAGLVRALLTADRNQQYLRLKMTPEQRASTPAVDYRPFIIADADTGHGGDPHVRNLIRRFVESGVPGYHIEDQRPGTKKCGHQGGKVLVPSDEQIKRLNTARFQLDIMRVPGIIVARTDAEAANLIDSRADERDQPFLLGATNLKVPPYKSCFLAMTRHFHTLGVTELNGHLLYALPEGEYAAAEAWLESQGILAAIATAVESYKKEPGQSVDALFDGVESQFVEAWQNDAGLETYGDAVAELLEFREREGEQGDMSAAEWRQFAAGASLYAARGKAKELGADVAWDPERVKTPEGYYQIRGGIPYAIAKSLAAAPFADILWMETKTADLADAREFAHAIHAVYPDKMLAYNLSPSFNWDTTGMSDDEMRAFPAEIGKLGFVFNFMTYGGHQIDGVAAEEFATALLQDGMLSLARLQRKMRLVESPYRTPQTLVGGPRSDAALAASSGRTATTKSMGKGSTQHQHLVQTEVPRKLLEEWLALWAEHYQIGETLRVQLRPRRAGSDVLELGIYGDGDDKLADVVVDPIKDRHGRNILTVRDQNTYAEKLRKKRLMDVIHLWLIHRFKPEIVYYVTPTEDNIYQTEKMKKHGIFSNVYQEVGEIIVADVNQGRIDELLASDRKALGKLIRKED, encoded by the coding sequence ATGGCCAAACGCGCAGCCGGCGCCGCAACTGGAGAACAGGACTTCGAACGGGAGGTGGCGGCCACCCAGGAGTACTTCGACAGCCCACGATTCGAGGGCATCACGAGGTTGTACTCGGCCCGCCAGGTCGCCGAGCAGCGCGGCACCATCCCGTCGGACTATCCGGTGGCCCGGGAGGCGGCCGCCGCGTTCTACCCACGCCTTCGGGAACTGTTCGCTCAGAAGAAGAGCATCACCACTTTCGGGCCGTACTCCCCCGGCCAGGCCGTGACGATGAAGCGGATGGGTATCGAGGGGATCTATCTGGGCGGCTGGGCGACCTCGGCGAAGGGATCGATCAGCGAGGATCCGGGGCCCGACCTGGCCAGCTACCCGCTGAGCCAGGTGCCCGACGAGGCAGCCGGCCTGGTGCGCGCGCTGCTCACCGCCGACCGCAATCAACAGTATCTGCGGCTCAAGATGACCCCCGAGCAGCGTGCATCGACCCCGGCGGTGGACTACCGGCCGTTCATCATCGCCGACGCCGATACCGGCCACGGTGGTGATCCGCACGTGCGCAACCTGATTCGCCGCTTTGTCGAATCCGGCGTGCCCGGATATCACATCGAGGATCAGCGGCCGGGCACCAAGAAGTGCGGGCATCAGGGCGGCAAGGTACTGGTGCCCTCCGACGAACAGATCAAGCGACTCAACACCGCAAGGTTCCAGCTCGACATCATGCGGGTGCCGGGCATCATCGTGGCCCGCACCGATGCCGAGGCGGCCAACCTGATCGACAGCCGGGCCGACGAGCGTGACCAACCGTTCCTGCTGGGTGCGACAAATCTGAAGGTCCCGCCGTACAAATCCTGTTTTCTGGCGATGACGCGGCATTTCCACACCCTGGGCGTCACCGAACTCAACGGCCATCTGCTCTACGCGCTGCCGGAAGGCGAATATGCCGCGGCCGAGGCGTGGTTGGAGAGCCAAGGCATCTTGGCGGCGATCGCCACCGCGGTCGAGTCCTACAAGAAGGAGCCCGGTCAGTCCGTCGATGCGTTGTTCGACGGGGTGGAATCGCAGTTCGTGGAGGCCTGGCAGAACGACGCCGGCCTGGAAACCTACGGCGACGCGGTCGCCGAGTTGCTGGAGTTCCGCGAGCGTGAGGGCGAGCAGGGCGACATGAGCGCGGCCGAGTGGCGGCAGTTCGCCGCCGGCGCCTCGCTGTATGCGGCAAGGGGCAAGGCCAAGGAACTCGGCGCCGATGTGGCCTGGGATCCCGAGCGGGTGAAAACCCCCGAGGGCTACTACCAGATCCGCGGTGGCATCCCGTACGCGATCGCCAAATCGCTGGCCGCTGCGCCGTTCGCCGACATCCTCTGGATGGAAACCAAAACCGCCGACCTGGCCGACGCCCGCGAGTTCGCGCACGCCATCCACGCCGTCTACCCGGACAAGATGCTGGCCTACAACCTGTCACCGTCGTTCAACTGGGACACCACCGGCATGAGTGACGACGAGATGCGGGCCTTCCCCGCCGAGATCGGCAAGCTCGGGTTCGTCTTCAATTTCATGACCTACGGCGGGCACCAGATCGATGGGGTGGCGGCCGAGGAGTTCGCCACCGCCCTGCTCCAGGACGGCATGTTGTCGCTGGCCCGGCTGCAGCGCAAGATGCGTCTGGTCGAATCCCCTTACCGCACACCGCAAACCCTGGTAGGCGGTCCGCGCAGCGACGCGGCGCTGGCCGCCTCCTCGGGCCGGACCGCGACCACCAAGTCGATGGGCAAGGGTTCCACCCAGCACCAGCACCTGGTGCAGACCGAGGTGCCACGCAAGCTGCTGGAGGAATGGCTGGCGCTGTGGGCCGAGCACTACCAGATCGGCGAGACGCTGCGGGTGCAGTTGCGCCCGCGCCGGGCCGGCTCCGATGTGCTCGAGCTCGGTATCTACGGCGACGGCGACGACAAGCTCGCCGACGTGGTGGTCGACCCGATCAAGGACCGGCACGGACGCAACATCCTGACGGTGCGCGATCAGAACACCTACGCCGAGAAGCTGCGCAAGAAGCGTCTGATGGACGTCATCCACCTGTGGCTCATCCACCGGTTCAAGCCCGAGATCGTGTACTACGTGACCCCGACCGAGGACAACATCTACCAGACCGAGAAGATGAAGAAGCACGGCATTTTCAGCAATGTGTACCAGGAGGTCGGCGAGATCATCGTCGCCGACGTCAACCAGGGCCGCATCGATGAGTTGCTGGCCTCCGACCGGAAGGCACTGGGCAAACTGATCCGCAAGGAGGACTAG
- a CDS encoding DUF4267 domain-containing protein yields the protein MSIDRAALAAGSIRLASGVSFLVDPIKANRLWGSPDTPDPTAQLLLRSMGYRDALIGGLLLAAGLRGKGTRGWFLASGGADAADLLGGVGVHAQMPRSQRIIGLGGAVIGIGVGLWGATRRPVKAEPASVPR from the coding sequence ATGTCGATCGACCGGGCGGCGCTGGCCGCGGGCAGCATCCGATTGGCCTCGGGAGTGTCGTTTCTCGTGGATCCGATCAAGGCCAACCGCCTGTGGGGTTCGCCCGATACGCCCGACCCGACCGCGCAGCTGCTGCTGCGCTCGATGGGATACCGCGACGCACTGATCGGCGGCCTGCTGCTCGCCGCGGGACTGCGCGGAAAGGGCACCCGCGGTTGGTTTTTGGCATCCGGTGGGGCAGATGCCGCGGATCTGCTGGGCGGTGTCGGTGTGCATGCGCAGATGCCACGTTCGCAGCGGATCATCGGGCTCGGCGGTGCGGTGATCGGGATCGGGGTGGGGTTGTGGGGTGCGACGCGGCGGCCCGTGAAGGCCGAGCCGGCTAGCGTTCCTCGATGA